The region AATTGAGTAGCGACACCGCGCTGATGATCGCATCGAGGGGGGCCTTGGACTTAGGCTCGCCACCGCCCAGATGAATGATCGGCTCCCCCTTCGCCTTCAGTATGGCCGCGGTCTCGTTAAGCTTCAGGGTCGCCGATGCGCTAATGGATTTTCCGATCAGGCTTAAGCTCATCGTTCTTCCTCTTTAAGTTTGAGTTCGTCACTGCTTATCAATCATCGCCGCGCCCGGGAACCCGGATCCTGATCGCTCGGTTTTGTTCGCCCCAGTTGCCACGGATGGCCGTCTTCGACCGGAGGCCACACTGGAGTTTGGAAGCCATGGCAGGAGCACCGGACACCGATCAGGAAAGCAGGGCAGGGAGCGGAGAACGGTTTGTCCCCCGGTTTCGGAAACCTGCAGCCGAGATGCGCCGCAGTTGCCTGAAGCCCAGAGTTCCCTAATAAAAATGGCTGGTCTCAATTGCCCAAAGCACGACAAATTGAGAGCGCATTATATCAAAAAACCGGAACTGTTATCCCTTTTTCAGAAGAATCTCAACGCAGAGTCCGCTGAGAGCGCAGAGTCCGAGGGCTCAAAATCCGATTGCGGATTTTCCTGGTTACTCCCCCGGCAAAACTCTTTATAATGCGACTGTCTCGCTAACCCGGATTATTCTTGAACGTGCAGCCAAAATGCAGTTTTGGACGCGGAAAAACGCTGACCGACGCCGACTGTTCGGTCTTGGTCGGTTTGCAAAAGCTCTTGCCGGCGTTTATCCGTGTCCAATATTCTCCTTTTTCACGGGCGAGCGGTTCTGCTTCATGAATAATTCAGGCTAAAGACCTGCATACTAAAAGTTTAGTTAAAATCGGCATGATTTCGCCAGGTACCTCCTTGGTTTGATGGTACGCACCAACGCACGTATCCGTGAAAGGACACCAGCATGATTAGAAAGAAAGTAACGACAGCCACGGCTATCGTCCTGCTGCTGGCACTGTCGGTCTTTGCACAATCAACTTCGATTAAGGTGGACGGGAACGTAATCAAGAGCTACATCGCAACCATGGCAGATGCTGCGCATCAGGGAAGAAGGTCGCTCACCCCCGGTTATGAAAAGACTGCCGAGTGGGCCGCCGGGCTGTTTAAGCAGTGGGGCCTGAAACCTGCCGGCGAAGACGGCACCTATTTCCAGAAGGTGCCGATTCTGCAGTCTGCTCAAGCGACGTTTGCCTACAGACTGGGAGTTCCGGAGTTCATCATCGGCGGACGGAGCTTCTATGTCAGAGACAATGATTTTTCCATTGATCCCTCAACGCCGGCGGGTGCCAAAGTCACCGGCGAAGTCGTGTTCGTTGGCTACGGCATTTCAGTGCCGGCAAAAGGCCTGGACGAGTATACGGTCGATGTGAAGGGAAAGATCGTCCTGGCATTTGCCGGTTCGCCCAAGGACGCGCCGTCCGCATCGGGTCGGATGGGTGGCGCACAACCGCCGCCTCCGGCAAGCACCGAGGACTGGGCTAGAGAATCGACCAACGCTGAAAAGGCCCAAGTGGCCTATAACAAGGGAGCGGCGGGGATTCTGCTTTACACTCCGCCGGCTGCTGCCGCCGGTGGCGGTGGCCGTGGCGGTCCTGCGGCTCCTGCGGCCGCGCCCCAGGCCAGAGGGCAGGCGCAGCCTCAGGCGGACATTTCCCCGTTCAAACGCCCGTTTGTCGTTGCATCGATTTCAATCCCCGTTTCAGCCACCGTCCCCGCCGACGAGCGCGTGTTCCGCTGGATCATGTGGCGAGATGCGGAGCAGTCCCTGAGCGAATTCAACGCCACGATCGCCCAGATGCGCCGCGATATCCGGGACAAGAAAGCACAGACCAGGAGCACCGGGCTGAAGGCCACGATCAAGGGTTACGACTCGATCACCCTTTACGGCGACAAGTTTAAAAACAACTTCTCGCGCAATGTGCTCGGCATGATTGAAGGGACAGATCCGAACCTGAAAAATCAGTATGTCGGGCTTGGCGGTCACATGGATCACCTGGGAGTCACCAATGGCGTAGTTATGAACGGCGCCGATGACAACGCTTCCGGGACGGCCGTCGCGATGGAAATCGGGCGCCTGCTCGCGGTCAACAAGGTGCAACCCAAGCGCACGATCATTATCGGCCTGTGGTGCGGCGAGGAACAGGGCCTTCTGGGCTCCAATTACTGGGTGGCCCACCCGACCGTGGGCGTGTCAATGGACCGCTTTGTCGGTTATTTCAATATGGATATGGTCGGATTGGGTGACGCCATCGGCGTGCCCGGGGCGCTGAACTTTCCGCAGATTTACGACATCATCAAGCGCAACCAGGATCCGAACATCAAGCTGAGCAGCGAGAATATGGCCGGTCCCGGCGGCAGCGATTATTCGGCCTTCATTAACCTCGGCATTGAAGCGATCGCCTGTATGACCAGCGGCGGCGTCGGCCATCCGGATTATCACCAATCCGGCGACGACACCGAGAAGATCGATCAAAAGATCCTGGGCCAGACGGGCCAGTGGGTTTTGCAGGGAGTACTCAATCTCGCCAATGAGACCCAGGCGAATCTCCTGATTCCGGACCGTCAGCACATCTACAATGCCGAGCGTCTCAATGTCACTGACATGCGCGGCGGCCCGCAGCCTGCGGCCAGGGGGGGCGAGGGCCAGCAGGGTGGCAGAGGCGGAGGTGGTGCGGCCTGGCGCTCTGTGGATGCGTCCAGTAATGCCGACCTGGTGAACCTGGTCAACAATCGGATCAAAGAACTGGCGACGCCGGCACAGACCACTGCTGCCGCAGCACCTGCCGCAGGGCGTGGTGGTGGCGGTGGCGGCTTTGGCGGCGGCACCCGCTATACTCTGGGGGTGCGCGACGCCGGCATGTTTGACGGCAACATTCCCTTCCTGCTTCAATCCGCGATGCTCCTGAATTTTGGACGCGTTGATGTCCCGGCCAACGACGGGACCTGGTTCAATTTCAATAGCGGGGTCAGCACCAAGGGTCGTGAAGCGGTGAAGGCCATGGAGGCCAACAATATCGTCATCAACCTGATCGACCCGTCGAGCAAGCTGCTCAGCGACATGCTCGACGCCACCTCCAAGTCATTCCTGGTGACGCTTACCGGCAACGCGCCCATCGATCAGGCGCTGATCACGAAGATGAACCAGAAGAACACGCTGCTGCTGTTCGAATGCGATTTCACAGACCCGCAGGGCTGCGTGACTAAACTGCAGAACTACAAGAAGCAGTTCGGCGACACCGACAATCTCGTAGTTTCAGCGAAACCTGTCCAAGCCAGCCAGCTTGACGCAGCGAAGAAAACAATCTACCTGAGCCTGGTCAAGAGCGGCTGGACGCAGGAGCAGATCTATGCCGTCTTTGGGCAAGGCTCCGGCGGTGGCGGTGGCGGCGGTGGTGGCCGTGGCGGCGGTGGCGGCAACCTGTCCAAGCTGTCTCCCCCGGCCCAGGGTGGCAGAGGCAACTAATCCAAGCAACGCAGCAGGGGCACGGCGCTCCGTGCCCCTGCCATTTTCTCATGACCCTGCGCGACTATCACGTTCACTCCAACTATTCTGCCGATGCGCACGCAACCATGGAGGAGATGTGCCGGGCCGCCATAGCGCTGGGTGTTCCGGAGATCGGCTTTGCTGAACATTACGATCTGCATCCCGACGAAAAGCCGCGTGACTGGCTCCGGCTCGATCCCTGGCTCGAGGAGTTGGAGCGTTGCCGTGCCGCGTTCGACGGCCGGCTGGTGATCAGAGCCGGAATCGAGATCGGAGAGCCGCACCTGTTCCAGGTGGAGATGAAGAGAATCCTGGCGCGCGCGCCGTTCGACTACGCCATCGGCTCGCTGCACTGGGTGGGACGCAACAGCATCTTCGATCACGGGTACTTTCAGCAGCCCGCCCCGGAAGCATTCGGGCTATATTTTCAAGAGCTGGAACGCATGACGCGGGCCGGCGGCTTCGATGTGCTCGGTCACCTCGATGTGCCTGTCCGCACTGCCTTTGCCCATTATGGCAGCTACGATCCGCGCCAGTACGAAACCCTGATCCGTCCTGTGCTGCGCAATTGCATCGAACACGGCATTGCCCTCGACGTAAACACCTCCGCGCTGCGACGGCAGGCCCGGGTCCTGCTTCCGGATCTGGAAATCTTGCGCTGGTACGCAGAGATGGGCGGCATGCGCGTGACCCTCGGCTCAGATGCGCACCGGCCCGAGGAGGTGGCTGAGCACTTCGACGTGGCTTTGGAAGCCATCAAGACATCCGGAATCAGAAATGTCGTGCAGTATGAACGGCGGCTGCCACGCCTGATCCCGATTTAGCATCTCCAGTTGGTGGCGGCCCGGCTGCGTTGCGAACTTCACACTCCGTGCGGGTGGGATTTCCTGATAAGGTGGACGAAAGGATTATTTCCATCGACAACAAGGCCCGCTCCGGAGGGCGGGCCCGTATGGTCGAAGGCAAGCGCGGCTCACCCTACTTCTTCGCCTTGACGGTGACGTGCGTGTGCGGGCCGGGGGCACCCGCGAGGTGGAACCCGTCCATTCCGGGGATATGGATCTCCGAGAGAAAATATTGATTGTCCGCCCGGTCGAATACTACCAGGGCCTCATTTCCCGGACGCTGGCTGAGCCGAGTGACAATGGGTACCATGATGGTTTCGCTGCTCTTGGTGTTTACCACCCTGACCACCGAGCCGGCGACGTCCGGCTTGAATTCATAGGATCCGGCCGGCAGCACCTTGGTGCCTGCGTGAAACTCAAACGGAATCTCGGCCAGCGCCCGCGGACTCACCTGGGACAGCCCCAAGATCGGACTCAGTAGAACCACCGCCAGAGTCGCCAAAACACTTTTTCTCATTGGGTCCTCCTTTTTCACCTGATTGTTCACCTAGGATGCCTCCTGGAAAAATAGAACAGGAATCCCCTCTAGAGATTCTGTCTGCACTCGAAGCCAAGGCCCGCTTCAGGGAGCGGGCCATGGTAAAAACAGGAATGGGCGAGGCGCGGATCCTATTTCTTCGCCTTGACAGACACGTGAGTATGTTTGCCCCCAGCGCCCTTTACCAGCAGACCGTCCTGGCCGGGTATGAATACCTCGGTGAGGTAATATTCGCTTGCCGTCTTGTCGAACACGATCTCGCCGTCGGGAGGCACCTTCTTGCTGATAGTAGTGATGACGGGTACCATGATGGTCTCTCTCGTCTTCGTGTTTGTCACCTTCAGAACATCCGTGTTGGTATCCAGCCTGTATTCATAGTTTCCTGCAGGCAACGATTTGCCGTTCGCGTAAAAGCTGAATTCGATGGTCGCCGCCACACCTGGGACTGGAGTCTGAGCAAGACTGAGGAGCGGAAGCAACACAAGCACTGCAAAAACTGCGATGATCCTACTCATGCAATCCTCCGTTTCTGTGTAGCATGTACGTCCTCATATTCTCCGCCGATACTTCATAAGTAGCTCTCTAATAATAGAATCAGGCAGGAACTGCCTTAAGTCAAGAAACGTATGAGGGCTGAGCATCATGCGGCCTCAATAACGACCTGGTCTATGAGCTCTCCGGAGCAGTCCGGGTGCATCCCGAGCGGAAAATCGAAATATTGTCTTTTTGCCTCAGGAGCCGGCGTGGGACGAAAAAATCTGATTGTCGGCAGTACAGGGCGGTACTGGGTAGCGGCGTTTGTCTCAGAACCCGCGGCGAAGCGACGGCCATGATCCAGATGGCCGTGCGCAGCCGCGCCGTCCATGTCATCGGCGGCAGTTGCGTTGAACGGTGCCTGGACTCCTGGATCTATCCCGGCGTTGGGGCAATGTAAATTTTGTTGTTATCCGTCTGCTGGAAAATCTTGCCGGTCTTGGGGCATTTCACGGCATTTCTCAACATGATGAGAAGACTCGAGGGTACGCTCCGACCGGCATACACTGTGCCGATGCTGGTTTTTTCCGGCGGACCGTCGTTGAGTACCACAGACACCCCCATCGAGTGGGTAGCGGAGCAATCGTCGCAATAGACGTGGATCATGTATCTAGACATGGCTGTCTCTCCGGGATTTATTTGGAGCATAGCATACCAGTGGTTCTTGAAACCATTCTAATCTCTGCTGACTAAAGGTCTAAGACTACTAGATTGGCGGTGCCTTGAAGCGCCGTGCCCGTGTCCCGGCTCCGGAGCTCAAGCCAGCGCGAGGAGGGACTCCTCGACGGCACCCTGGACCACTTGAATCTTGTAAGCGTTGTCTCGTAGCGGGTTGGCTCCCTCGGCAGCCGCCTGACCCGCTGACGCGGCGAGGGTGCTGTCGATCTTCTTGCCGATCAAGAGCTTCTCTGCAGCCTCGACTCTCCATGGGTACGGGCCAACCCCGCCCAGCACGATGCGCGCCCTATTGACACTGTCATTCTCGTACTGCAACACCACCCCAACGCTGGTCAGGGCGAAATCCCAGGCGCGGCGCGCGCGGATCTTACGATAGGAGCTGCGCACGTTGCCGCTGATCGGCGGAAGATGAATCTCCGTCACGATTTCATTGGGCAGCAGGATGTTCTCTTTTTTGATGTCTTTATCAGGCCCTACGAAGAAGTTTTCTATCTTGACGGCCTTGCTTCCGGCCGGGCCTGCAATCAGCAGTTGGGCTTGCAGCGCCACGAGGGCGACTGCCGTGTCCGATGGGTGCACGAAAAAGCAGGGGCCGCCGCCAAAGATGGCGTGATACTGGTTTTCACCGTCCACTGCGTAGCACATGTCGCCGGCTTTCCGGGCACAAGGGAAGTCGCCCCGGTAGTACCAGCAGCGGGGCCGCTGGCAGATGTTCCCACCGATGGTCCCCTGGTTGCGCAGCTGGGGGCTGGCCACCTCGGCTGCCGCCTGTGCCAGCACGGCATATTTTTCTGCAATTGAGGCAGTGGAGGCGACCTCTGCAACCGTCGTGAGTGCTCCGATCTTCAGCCCGCCATCGGGCCTGGCGGAGATCCCTTTCAGTTCCTTCAGACCGCTGATGCTGACGATTTTCTCCACCGGGAAAGTCTCGTCACGTACGCATCCCAGCAGATCCGTCCCCCCCGCATGAAGGATGGCTCCTTTGGTGCCCAGAGCCTTGATCGCCGCCGCGACCGAGCCGGCTTTCACATAAGCAAAGTTTTTCATCATGGCTCATCCCCTTTTCTTCTTACTGAGCAGTTCCAGGATAGTTCTGGGATCGATCGGACCATGAGTAGGCCTCACGCCGATGGCGTCATAAACTGCATTGGCGATCGCCGAGGCGGCCGGAACGTGCGCGGGCTCACCCAAGCCTTTGCAACCGACGATGTTGCACTCGGTGTCTTTGAGATCGATGGGCAACACCTGATGATTCGCAGGAACATCGAGTGCCGTAGGCACCTTATAGTCGTGAAGGTTCGCGTTGCACATTTTCCCCGTTTGCCGGTCCATCACCCGCTTTTCCGTCAGCGCATAGCCCAGGCCCATGGTCATGCCTCCGAAGACCTGGTTGTCGAAGGTCTTTCGGTTGATCACGCGCCCGCTCTCATTCGCACCGAGAAGTCGCACAACTTTGACCTCGCCGGTCTTGGTGTTGACCTCCACTTCGGCAAAGTGGGCCCCGAAGGGCATGATCGCCTTGTTTGCCGGATTCGGATCCCGGTTGCCGATGCCGATGACATCCCTGACTCCGTGCGCCTGCATCAGCTCCTGCACGGTTCTTTTCTTATCGGGGCTGCTGCGGCTGACAATGGATCTGTCCTGCAATTCCAGGTCGTCCGCGGGAACGCCGAGGGTTTGCGCTGCCCAGCCGAAGAGCTGCCGTTTGACGAGCCACGCACCGCGACGCACCGCAGGGATCAGGCCGGGCAGGGTCATGCTGCCCCCACTGCTCTGGGCGTAAGGTGTGACGGCGGTGTCCGCATTTATGATCCGGACATTCTCGAGTGGTATCCCCAATTCCTCGGCAGCGACCATGCAGGCGACCGTCTTGGTCCCGGTCCCGAGATCCAGGGCTCCCGTCTTGAGGGTTACGCCGCCGTCCAAAAACATGCGGATTTCGGCCGTATAAGGCGGTGAGCCGCTGCCGGCTTGCCACAGGCCGGCAGCCACGCCGAAGCCTCGCTTGATATGACCGTCGCTCTTTCGGGCAGCCCGCGCTTCCTT is a window of Terriglobia bacterium DNA encoding:
- a CDS encoding xanthine dehydrogenase family protein subunit M, whose amino-acid sequence is MMKNFAYVKAGSVAAAIKALGTKGAILHAGGTDLLGCVRDETFPVEKIVSISGLKELKGISARPDGGLKIGALTTVAEVASTASIAEKYAVLAQAAAEVASPQLRNQGTIGGNICQRPRCWYYRGDFPCARKAGDMCYAVDGENQYHAIFGGGPCFFVHPSDTAVALVALQAQLLIAGPAGSKAVKIENFFVGPDKDIKKENILLPNEIVTEIHLPPISGNVRSSYRKIRARRAWDFALTSVGVVLQYENDSVNRARIVLGGVGPYPWRVEAAEKLLIGKKIDSTLAASAGQAAAEGANPLRDNAYKIQVVQGAVEESLLALA
- a CDS encoding M28 family peptidase; the protein is MIRKKVTTATAIVLLLALSVFAQSTSIKVDGNVIKSYIATMADAAHQGRRSLTPGYEKTAEWAAGLFKQWGLKPAGEDGTYFQKVPILQSAQATFAYRLGVPEFIIGGRSFYVRDNDFSIDPSTPAGAKVTGEVVFVGYGISVPAKGLDEYTVDVKGKIVLAFAGSPKDAPSASGRMGGAQPPPPASTEDWARESTNAEKAQVAYNKGAAGILLYTPPAAAAGGGGRGGPAAPAAAPQARGQAQPQADISPFKRPFVVASISIPVSATVPADERVFRWIMWRDAEQSLSEFNATIAQMRRDIRDKKAQTRSTGLKATIKGYDSITLYGDKFKNNFSRNVLGMIEGTDPNLKNQYVGLGGHMDHLGVTNGVVMNGADDNASGTAVAMEIGRLLAVNKVQPKRTIIIGLWCGEEQGLLGSNYWVAHPTVGVSMDRFVGYFNMDMVGLGDAIGVPGALNFPQIYDIIKRNQDPNIKLSSENMAGPGGSDYSAFINLGIEAIACMTSGGVGHPDYHQSGDDTEKIDQKILGQTGQWVLQGVLNLANETQANLLIPDRQHIYNAERLNVTDMRGGPQPAARGGEGQQGGRGGGGAAWRSVDASSNADLVNLVNNRIKELATPAQTTAAAAPAAGRGGGGGGFGGGTRYTLGVRDAGMFDGNIPFLLQSAMLLNFGRVDVPANDGTWFNFNSGVSTKGREAVKAMEANNIVINLIDPSSKLLSDMLDATSKSFLVTLTGNAPIDQALITKMNQKNTLLLFECDFTDPQGCVTKLQNYKKQFGDTDNLVVSAKPVQASQLDAAKKTIYLSLVKSGWTQEQIYAVFGQGSGGGGGGGGGRGGGGGNLSKLSPPAQGGRGN
- a CDS encoding histidinol-phosphatase HisJ family protein — encoded protein: MTLRDYHVHSNYSADAHATMEEMCRAAIALGVPEIGFAEHYDLHPDEKPRDWLRLDPWLEELERCRAAFDGRLVIRAGIEIGEPHLFQVEMKRILARAPFDYAIGSLHWVGRNSIFDHGYFQQPAPEAFGLYFQELERMTRAGGFDVLGHLDVPVRTAFAHYGSYDPRQYETLIRPVLRNCIEHGIALDVNTSALRRQARVLLPDLEILRWYAEMGGMRVTLGSDAHRPEEVAEHFDVALEAIKTSGIRNVVQYERRLPRLIPI